Proteins encoded in a region of the Streptomyces violaceoruber genome:
- a CDS encoding acyl-CoA dehydrogenase family protein, producing MSAPPTPSSSPPSRPTVTEREARQVAEAAREQDWRKPSFAKELFLGRFRLDLLHPHPLPADQDVQRGEEFLAKLRDFCETKIDGAVIERDARIPDDVITGLKELGAFGMKIDTKYGGLGLTQVYYNKALALVGSANPAIGALLSAHQSIGVPQPLKMFGTQEQKDTFLPRCARTDISAFLLTEPDVGSDPARLATTAVRDGDGYVLDGVKLWTTNGVVADLLVVMARVPKPEGGKDAAGGMGGITAFVVEAASEGITVENRNAFMGLRGLENGVTRFHRVRVPAANRIGPEGAGLKIALTTLNTGRLSLPAMCVGAGKWCLKIAREWSAVREQWGKPVALHEAVGSKISFIAATTFALEAVLDLSSQMADEDRNDIRIEAALAKLYGSEMACLMADELVQIRGGRGFETAASLEARGERAVPAEQLLRDLRINRIFEGSTEIMHLLIAREAVDAHLSVAGDLIDPDKTLSDKARAGAQAGVFYAKWLPKLVAGPGQLPRSYADFHPSGHPDLSSHLRYAERTARKLARSTFYAMSRWQGRMETKQGFLGRIVDIGAELFAMSAACVRAEHLRVKDDHGREAYQLADAFCRQSRIRVEELFGRLWSNTDDLDRKVVKGVLGGAYEWLEEGVVDPSGTGPWIAEAAPGPSRRENVRRAIG from the coding sequence ATGTCCGCACCACCCACCCCCTCCTCTTCTCCCCCCTCCCGCCCCACCGTCACCGAACGTGAGGCCCGCCAGGTAGCGGAGGCGGCCCGGGAACAGGACTGGCGCAAGCCCAGCTTCGCCAAGGAGCTGTTCCTCGGCCGCTTCCGTCTCGACCTCCTCCACCCCCACCCGCTCCCGGCCGACCAGGACGTACAGCGCGGCGAGGAGTTCCTCGCCAAGCTGCGCGACTTCTGCGAGACGAAGATCGACGGGGCGGTGATCGAGCGCGACGCGCGGATCCCCGACGACGTGATCACCGGGCTGAAGGAGCTGGGCGCCTTCGGCATGAAGATCGACACCAAGTACGGCGGCCTCGGCCTGACCCAGGTCTACTACAACAAGGCCCTCGCCCTGGTCGGATCCGCGAACCCCGCGATCGGCGCGCTGCTCTCCGCCCACCAGTCGATCGGCGTGCCGCAGCCGCTGAAGATGTTCGGCACCCAGGAGCAGAAGGACACCTTCCTGCCCCGCTGCGCCCGCACCGACATCTCGGCCTTCCTGCTGACCGAACCGGACGTCGGCTCCGACCCGGCGCGCCTGGCCACCACGGCCGTCCGGGACGGCGACGGCTACGTCCTGGACGGCGTGAAACTGTGGACCACCAACGGCGTGGTCGCCGACCTGCTCGTGGTCATGGCCCGCGTCCCGAAGCCCGAGGGCGGCAAGGACGCGGCGGGCGGCATGGGCGGCATCACCGCGTTCGTGGTCGAGGCCGCCTCCGAGGGCATCACGGTGGAGAACCGCAACGCCTTCATGGGCCTGCGCGGCCTCGAGAACGGCGTCACCCGCTTCCACCGCGTCCGCGTCCCGGCGGCCAACCGCATCGGCCCCGAGGGCGCCGGCCTGAAGATCGCTCTGACCACCCTCAACACCGGCCGCCTCTCCCTCCCCGCGATGTGCGTCGGCGCGGGCAAGTGGTGCCTGAAGATCGCCCGCGAGTGGTCGGCGGTGCGCGAGCAGTGGGGCAAGCCGGTCGCGCTGCACGAGGCGGTCGGCTCCAAGATCTCCTTCATCGCGGCGACGACCTTCGCGCTGGAGGCCGTCCTGGACCTCTCCTCCCAGATGGCCGACGAGGACCGCAACGACATCCGCATCGAGGCCGCCCTGGCCAAGCTCTACGGCTCCGAGATGGCCTGCCTGATGGCCGACGAACTGGTCCAGATCCGCGGCGGCCGGGGCTTCGAGACCGCGGCCTCCCTCGAAGCCCGGGGCGAGCGCGCGGTCCCCGCCGAGCAGCTCCTGCGGGACCTGCGCATCAACCGCATCTTCGAGGGCTCCACCGAGATCATGCACCTGCTGATCGCGCGCGAGGCGGTCGACGCCCACCTCTCGGTCGCCGGCGACCTGATCGACCCCGACAAGACCCTCTCCGACAAGGCGAGGGCGGGCGCGCAGGCCGGCGTCTTCTACGCCAAGTGGCTGCCGAAGCTCGTCGCGGGCCCCGGCCAACTCCCGCGCTCGTACGCGGATTTCCACCCCTCGGGCCACCCCGACCTCTCCTCCCACCTGCGCTACGCCGAGCGCACCGCCCGCAAGCTCGCCCGCTCCACCTTCTACGCCATGTCCCGCTGGCAGGGCCGGATGGAGACCAAGCAGGGCTTCCTGGGCCGGATCGTCGACATCGGCGCGGAGCTGTTCGCGATGAGCGCCGCGTGCGTGCGCGCCGAGCACCTGCGCGTGAAGGACGACCACGGCCGCGAGGCGTACCAGCTCGCCGACGCCTTCTGCCGCCAGTCCCGCATCCGCGTCGAGGAACTCTTCGGCCGCCTGTGGAGCAACACCGACGACCTGGACCGCAAGGTCGTCAAGGGCGTGCTCGGAGGTGCCTACGAGTGGCTGGAGGAGGGCGTCGTCGACCCGTCGGGCACCGGCCCCTGGATCGCGGAAGCGGCGCCGGGCCCGTCCCGGCGGGAGAACGTCCGCCGCGCCATCGGCTGA
- a CDS encoding LacI family DNA-binding transcriptional regulator — MVTLAEVAQHAGVSASTVSYVLSGKRSISTTTRQRVEESIRKLGYHPNAGARALASSRSNIIALMIPLRTDMYVPVMMEIAIAVAAGARTHGYDILLLTGEEGPDAVRRVTGSGLADAMILMDVELDDERLPLLRDTHQPSVLIGLPADTEGLTCVDLDFRATGALCVEHLAQLGHRDIAVIGEAAAVYERHTGFAERTLDGLRTRARELGLRLLHRPCEGGYDAMSATLARVFDERPDTTGFVVQNESAVEPLLALLRQQGRAVPEDVSVVAVCPEQVATQASVRLTSVAVPAQEMGRRAVEQLVAKLDGRGSDEVVLLAPELTVRASSGPAPVRP, encoded by the coding sequence ATGGTCACCCTCGCCGAGGTCGCCCAGCACGCCGGAGTCTCGGCGAGCACGGTGAGCTATGTCCTCAGCGGCAAGCGGTCCATCTCCACCACCACCCGGCAGCGGGTCGAGGAGAGCATCCGGAAGCTCGGCTACCACCCGAACGCCGGTGCCCGCGCACTGGCCAGCAGCCGGTCGAACATCATCGCCCTCATGATCCCGCTGCGCACCGACATGTACGTACCGGTGATGATGGAGATCGCCATCGCGGTCGCGGCCGGTGCGCGCACCCACGGGTACGACATCCTGCTGCTCACCGGTGAGGAGGGCCCCGACGCGGTGCGCCGGGTCACCGGCAGCGGGCTCGCCGACGCGATGATCCTCATGGACGTCGAGCTCGACGACGAGCGGCTCCCGCTGCTGCGCGACACCCACCAGCCGTCCGTCCTGATCGGACTCCCCGCCGACACCGAGGGCCTCACCTGCGTCGACCTGGACTTCCGGGCGACCGGCGCGCTGTGCGTGGAGCACCTGGCGCAGCTGGGGCACCGCGACATCGCCGTCATAGGCGAGGCCGCCGCCGTCTACGAACGGCACACCGGATTCGCCGAGCGCACCCTCGACGGGCTGCGCACGCGCGCCCGCGAGCTGGGTCTGCGGCTGCTGCACCGGCCCTGCGAGGGCGGGTACGACGCGATGTCCGCGACGCTGGCCCGCGTCTTCGACGAACGTCCGGACACCACGGGCTTCGTCGTGCAGAACGAGTCGGCGGTCGAGCCGTTGCTCGCCCTGCTGCGCCAGCAGGGCCGGGCGGTGCCGGAGGACGTGTCGGTGGTGGCGGTCTGCCCGGAGCAGGTCGCCACCCAGGCCTCGGTGCGGCTCACCTCGGTCGCGGTGCCCGCGCAGGAGATGGGCCGGCGGGCCGTGGAACAGCTGGTCGCCAAGCTCGACGGCCGCGGCAGCGACGAGGTCGTGCTGCTCGCGCCGGAACTGACCGTCCGGGCCAGCTCGGGACCGGCGCCCGTCCGGCCGTAG
- a CDS encoding glycoside hydrolase family 12 protein — protein sequence MAPRTRPTRTRARTRTLTALLAPALALGATVGLAAAPAQAAVWNSCDQWGNTSLNGYTLYNNIWGSGAGSQCVWANSGTDWGVWADHPNTGGIKSYPNAKKVINKPITSLSSLTSSYNVTVPSSGAYNTSYDIWDTDYDYEIMLWVNHHGAVGPLGTFQGSVGLGGHTWDVYKGNNGANEVFSFLRTSDSNSGTVNILPILKWIKDTKGWMGNETIGDVQFGYEITSSAGGLDFRTNNLTVSGG from the coding sequence ATGGCACCACGCACGCGCCCCACCCGCACCCGCGCCCGCACGCGCACCCTGACCGCCCTCCTCGCCCCGGCCCTCGCGCTCGGCGCCACCGTCGGACTCGCCGCCGCCCCCGCCCAGGCCGCCGTCTGGAACTCCTGCGACCAGTGGGGCAACACGAGCCTGAACGGCTACACCCTCTACAACAACATCTGGGGCTCCGGCGCCGGCAGCCAGTGCGTGTGGGCCAACTCCGGCACCGACTGGGGCGTCTGGGCCGACCACCCCAACACCGGCGGCATCAAGTCCTACCCGAACGCCAAGAAGGTGATCAACAAGCCGATCACCTCCCTCTCCTCGCTCACCAGCAGCTACAACGTCACGGTTCCGTCGTCCGGGGCGTACAACACCTCGTACGACATCTGGGACACGGACTACGACTACGAGATCATGCTCTGGGTCAATCACCACGGCGCCGTCGGCCCCCTCGGCACCTTCCAGGGATCCGTCGGCCTCGGCGGCCACACCTGGGACGTCTACAAGGGGAACAACGGCGCCAACGAGGTCTTCTCGTTCCTGCGCACCTCGGACTCGAACTCCGGCACCGTGAACATCCTCCCGATCCTGAAATGGATCAAGGACACCAAGGGCTGGATGGGCAACGAGACCATCGGCGACGTGCAGTTCGGCTACGAGATCACCTCGTCCGCCGGCGGCCTCGACTTCCGTACCAACAACCTGACGGTCAGCGGCGGCTGA
- a CDS encoding glycosyl hydrolase family 95 catalytic domain-containing protein — translation MSATPVHGTWEPEPAARWEDAFLSGNGHHGVLVSGDPDADRVIVTHHTLVRPDGDDGHRRPPALAAGLTALQDRLLAGDATAAEDFTDGRPLQWVRPFHPAFQLRLNRPPGDDTHHPHDTRRSHAPYRRAVDFTTGETTAARGDWTSRVFVSRADDVIVQRVTAPRLTLDLSLDPRLPGAPAGLRIGHGAVLAPEGALLTLRARYPGSDLAYTGVTLVAVTGGTVRLVPPGVLVEGATEVLLLTRVRRHTGELDTVAESRALRDLLDGTSHAAPYDGLLARHLTRHRTAYDRVTLDLAADPAERALPGSELLARPGGPALLERLFAAGRYHLLSASGLLPPRLTGLWTGDWNTAWSGAFTTNANLNLQTASAAAAALPEVTEAHAALVHRQLPDWRDNAREIFGTRGVVAPSHTDGECGHTHHFSREYPLHLWTAGADWLLKPLVDHDETRDAHDPRTTAALAEAALFYEDFLHRTDEHGHLAVVPSYSPENRPANASWGTLNAAMDLSAARHALLTAADRHPEHADRWRALADRLPAHRVNADGALAEWAWPGLTDTYDHRHLSHLYGVWPLDEINPYDTPDLAEAAHRALELRGAENDSAHGHLHHALVAARLRDGDRVAHALGRILDGDYFHASLMSAHYPHRDVYNADAAHALPAVLIEMLVQSTPGRLVLLPALPASCPQGELRGVRTRFGAVLDLTWRPDGSATAVLRPDRTRRIELRTPSGAEPLDLVAGEDRAISVPAR, via the coding sequence ATGAGCGCCACGCCCGTCCACGGCACCTGGGAGCCGGAACCCGCCGCCCGCTGGGAGGACGCCTTCCTGAGCGGCAACGGCCACCACGGCGTCCTCGTGTCCGGCGATCCGGACGCCGACCGGGTGATCGTCACCCACCACACCCTCGTCCGCCCCGACGGCGACGACGGACACCGCCGCCCGCCCGCGCTCGCCGCCGGGCTCACCGCCCTCCAGGACCGGCTGCTGGCCGGGGACGCCACCGCCGCCGAGGACTTCACCGACGGCCGCCCGCTGCAGTGGGTGCGCCCCTTCCACCCGGCCTTCCAACTGCGCCTGAACCGACCACCGGGCGACGACACCCACCATCCGCACGACACCCGCCGCTCCCACGCCCCGTACCGCCGTGCCGTCGACTTCACCACCGGCGAGACCACGGCCGCCCGCGGCGACTGGACCAGCCGCGTCTTCGTCTCCCGCGCCGACGACGTGATCGTCCAGCGCGTCACCGCACCGCGCCTCACCCTCGACCTCTCCCTCGACCCCCGCCTCCCCGGCGCCCCCGCCGGACTCCGCATCGGCCACGGCGCCGTCCTCGCCCCCGAGGGCGCCCTGCTCACCCTGCGCGCCCGCTACCCCGGCAGCGACCTCGCCTACACCGGCGTCACCCTCGTCGCCGTCACCGGCGGCACGGTGAGGCTGGTCCCGCCGGGCGTCCTCGTCGAGGGCGCCACCGAGGTACTGCTCCTCACCCGGGTGCGCCGCCACACCGGCGAGCTGGACACGGTCGCCGAGAGCCGCGCCCTGCGCGACCTGCTGGACGGCACCTCGCACGCGGCCCCGTACGACGGCCTCCTCGCCCGGCACCTGACCCGGCACCGCACCGCGTACGACCGCGTCACCCTCGACCTCGCCGCCGACCCCGCCGAACGCGCCCTGCCCGGCTCGGAACTGCTCGCCCGGCCCGGCGGCCCCGCCCTGCTCGAGCGGCTCTTCGCCGCCGGCCGCTACCACCTGTTGTCGGCGAGCGGCCTGCTCCCGCCCCGCCTCACCGGCCTGTGGACCGGCGACTGGAACACCGCCTGGTCCGGCGCCTTCACCACCAACGCCAACCTCAACCTCCAGACCGCCTCCGCCGCGGCCGCCGCCCTCCCCGAGGTCACCGAGGCCCACGCCGCGCTGGTCCACCGGCAACTGCCCGACTGGCGGGACAACGCCCGCGAGATCTTCGGCACCCGGGGCGTGGTCGCGCCCTCGCACACCGACGGCGAGTGCGGCCACACCCACCACTTCAGCCGCGAGTACCCGCTGCACCTGTGGACCGCGGGCGCCGACTGGCTGCTCAAGCCCCTCGTCGACCACGACGAGACCCGGGACGCCCACGACCCGCGCACCACCGCCGCCCTGGCCGAAGCCGCCCTCTTCTACGAGGACTTCCTCCACCGCACCGACGAACACGGCCACCTGGCCGTCGTGCCCTCCTACTCGCCCGAGAACCGCCCGGCGAACGCGAGCTGGGGCACCCTGAACGCGGCGATGGACCTCTCCGCCGCCCGGCACGCCCTGCTGACCGCCGCCGACCGCCACCCCGAGCACGCCGACCGCTGGCGCGCCCTCGCCGACCGCCTCCCCGCGCACCGGGTCAACGCCGACGGCGCGCTCGCCGAGTGGGCGTGGCCCGGCCTGACGGACACCTACGACCACCGCCACCTCAGCCACCTCTACGGCGTCTGGCCGCTGGACGAGATCAACCCGTACGACACCCCCGACCTCGCCGAGGCCGCCCACCGCGCCCTCGAACTGCGCGGCGCCGAGAACGACTCCGCCCACGGCCACCTCCACCACGCCCTGGTCGCGGCCAGGCTCCGCGACGGCGACCGGGTCGCCCACGCGCTCGGCCGGATCCTGGACGGCGACTACTTCCACGCGTCCCTGATGAGCGCGCACTACCCCCACCGCGACGTCTACAACGCGGACGCCGCGCACGCCCTGCCCGCCGTGCTCATCGAGATGCTGGTGCAGTCCACCCCCGGCCGACTGGTCCTGCTGCCCGCCCTGCCCGCCTCCTGCCCGCAGGGCGAACTCAGAGGCGTACGCACCCGGTTCGGGGCCGTACTCGACCTCACCTGGAGGCCCGACGGCAGCGCGACGGCCGTCCTGCGCCCGGACCGCACCCGCCGCATCGAACTCAGGACCCCCTCCGGCGCCGAACCGCTCGACCTCGTCGCCGGGGAGGACCGCGCCATCAGCGTCCCGGCGCGGTAA
- a CDS encoding beta-galactosidase produces the protein MPGLSDATRRRILFGGDYNPEQWPEETWPEDVRLMKTAGVNSVTLGVFSWSKLEPRPGVHDFGWLDRLMDLLHEGGIGVVLATPTASPPPWLGHLHPDTLPRDADGRTEWWGGRQHFSHSSTAYRRHAAAITEALAARYGGHPALTMWHINNEYCTYDHGDEAATRFRRWLRDRYGTLDALNTAWGTAFWSQGYGDWAEVVPPRRAHYLRNPTQVLDFRRFTSDMLLECCTAERDIVRRHTPHIPVTTNFMPLWSGQDAWRWAEEEDVVSVDLYPDPRDPFGAQEGALVQDMTRSQARGPWMLMEQAAGAVNWRGVNHPKPRGLNRLWSLQAVARGADAVCYFQWRQSRQGAEKFHSGMVSHAGERGRTYQEVKQLGADLARIAPHVTGGAVAADVAVLHDWHSWWAGDQEARPSREVDYPDVLRAWHRALWQAGLTTDFARPDHDLTGYRLVVVPQLYLLTDAAVDNLVAHVRGGATLVCGFLTGVADQDDRIRPGAMDVRLRELFGIRTLHEWWPLRPGERAECEGGLRGTLWSEELEPDGTADETIAYRGGELDGLPAVLRKGRAWYLSTLPEPDRLRALLARAAADAGVRPVLDGLPDGVEAVRRGDLLFLLNHGREPVTVDLPGTHHDLLTQTTATDRITLGRYGAAVLKP, from the coding sequence ATGCCGGGCCTGTCCGACGCCACCCGCCGGCGCATCCTCTTCGGCGGCGACTACAACCCCGAGCAGTGGCCCGAGGAGACCTGGCCCGAGGACGTACGCCTGATGAAGACCGCCGGCGTCAACTCCGTCACCCTCGGCGTCTTCTCCTGGTCGAAGCTCGAACCACGCCCCGGCGTCCACGACTTCGGCTGGCTGGACCGGCTCATGGACCTGCTGCACGAAGGCGGCATCGGCGTCGTCCTCGCCACCCCCACCGCCTCGCCCCCGCCCTGGCTGGGGCACCTGCACCCCGACACCCTGCCGCGCGACGCCGACGGCCGCACCGAGTGGTGGGGCGGCCGACAGCACTTCTCGCACTCCAGCACCGCCTACCGCCGACACGCCGCCGCCATCACCGAGGCACTGGCCGCGCGGTACGGGGGCCACCCCGCGCTCACCATGTGGCACATCAACAACGAGTACTGCACCTACGACCACGGCGACGAGGCCGCCACCCGCTTCCGCCGCTGGCTCCGGGACCGCTACGGCACCCTCGACGCCCTCAACACCGCCTGGGGCACCGCCTTCTGGAGCCAGGGCTACGGCGACTGGGCCGAGGTCGTCCCGCCCCGCCGCGCCCACTACCTGAGGAACCCCACGCAGGTCCTGGACTTCCGGCGCTTCACCTCCGACATGCTCCTGGAGTGCTGCACCGCCGAGCGCGACATCGTCCGCCGCCACACCCCGCACATCCCGGTCACCACCAACTTCATGCCGCTGTGGTCGGGCCAGGACGCCTGGCGCTGGGCCGAGGAGGAGGACGTCGTCTCCGTCGACCTCTACCCCGACCCGCGCGACCCGTTCGGCGCCCAGGAGGGTGCCCTGGTCCAGGACATGACCCGCTCCCAGGCCCGCGGCCCGTGGATGCTCATGGAGCAGGCGGCCGGTGCCGTCAACTGGCGCGGCGTGAACCACCCCAAGCCGCGCGGCCTCAACCGCCTCTGGTCGCTCCAGGCGGTGGCCCGCGGCGCGGACGCCGTCTGCTACTTCCAGTGGCGCCAGTCGCGGCAGGGTGCCGAGAAGTTCCACTCCGGGATGGTCTCCCACGCGGGGGAGCGAGGGCGTACCTACCAGGAGGTCAAGCAGCTCGGCGCGGACCTGGCCCGGATCGCGCCGCACGTCACCGGCGGTGCGGTCGCCGCCGACGTGGCCGTCCTGCACGACTGGCACTCCTGGTGGGCCGGCGACCAGGAGGCCCGGCCCTCCCGAGAGGTCGACTACCCCGACGTCCTGCGCGCCTGGCACCGCGCGCTCTGGCAGGCCGGTCTCACCACCGACTTCGCCCGCCCCGACCACGACCTGACCGGCTACCGGCTCGTGGTCGTCCCGCAGCTCTACCTCCTCACCGACGCGGCCGTCGACAACCTCGTCGCCCACGTGCGTGGCGGCGCCACCCTCGTCTGCGGCTTCCTGACCGGGGTCGCCGACCAGGACGACCGGATACGGCCCGGTGCCATGGACGTCCGGCTGCGCGAGCTGTTCGGCATCCGCACCCTGCACGAGTGGTGGCCGCTGCGGCCGGGAGAGAGAGCCGAGTGCGAGGGCGGCCTGCGCGGCACCCTGTGGTCCGAGGAACTCGAGCCCGACGGCACCGCCGACGAGACGATCGCCTACCGGGGCGGGGAACTCGACGGACTGCCGGCCGTCCTGCGCAAGGGCCGCGCCTGGTACCTCTCCACGCTCCCCGAGCCGGACCGGCTGCGCGCGCTGCTGGCCCGCGCCGCCGCCGACGCGGGCGTCCGGCCGGTGCTCGACGGGCTCCCGGACGGCGTCGAGGCGGTCCGGCGCGGTGACCTGCTGTTCCTGCTCAACCACGGCCGCGAACCGGTCACCGTCGACCTCCCGGGCACCCACCACGACCTGCTGACGCAGACGACGGCCACCGACCGGATCACCCTCGGCCGCTACGGCGCGGCGGTGCTGAAGCCATGA
- a CDS encoding carbohydrate ABC transporter permease gives MPRRPRPWEAPPRPVWEEKPSRAGLAGKGLVLLLACLGILFPLWIVVVTSLSSRRSIDEAGGLVMIPKDITFVAYQELLSGGQVTRAALVSIGVTLVGTLFSMAVSVLCAYGLSRSGSLGHRWILMVLLATMFFSAGLIPTYLLVQSLGLTDSYLALILPSAISVFNILVLRGFFMGISQELIDSARIDGAGDLRILWRIVLPLSRAVVAVITLFYAVGYWSAWFNASLYLNDQDMLPLQNVMIQLVQKQEAPVGLGQAIKTGELSGLAVQMAVMVMALLPVAVLSPFVQRHFRKGMLTGAVKG, from the coding sequence CTGCCACGCCGGCCCCGCCCGTGGGAGGCCCCGCCCCGCCCCGTGTGGGAGGAGAAGCCCAGCCGGGCCGGACTCGCCGGCAAGGGACTCGTGCTGCTCCTGGCCTGCCTGGGCATCCTCTTCCCGCTGTGGATCGTCGTCGTCACCAGCCTCTCCAGCCGCAGGTCCATCGACGAGGCGGGCGGCCTGGTGATGATCCCCAAGGACATCACCTTCGTCGCCTACCAGGAGCTGCTCAGCGGCGGCCAGGTCACCCGCGCCGCCCTCGTCAGCATCGGCGTCACACTCGTCGGCACCCTGTTCTCCATGGCCGTGTCCGTGCTGTGCGCCTACGGGCTCTCCCGCAGCGGCTCGCTGGGCCACCGCTGGATCCTCATGGTGCTGCTCGCCACGATGTTCTTCAGCGCCGGTCTCATCCCCACCTACCTGCTGGTGCAGTCCCTGGGCCTGACCGACAGCTACCTCGCGCTGATCCTGCCCAGCGCGATCAGCGTCTTCAACATCCTGGTGCTGCGCGGCTTCTTCATGGGCATCTCCCAGGAACTGATCGACAGCGCCCGCATCGACGGCGCCGGGGACCTGCGCATCCTGTGGCGGATCGTCCTGCCGCTGTCCCGCGCGGTCGTCGCGGTCATCACCCTCTTCTACGCCGTCGGCTACTGGAGCGCCTGGTTCAACGCCTCCCTCTACCTGAACGACCAGGACATGCTGCCCCTGCAGAACGTCATGATCCAGCTGGTGCAGAAGCAGGAGGCACCGGTCGGCCTCGGCCAGGCGATCAAGACCGGTGAACTGTCCGGGCTGGCCGTGCAGATGGCCGTGATGGTCATGGCCCTGCTGCCGGTGGCCGTCCTGTCGCCCTTCGTCCAGCGCCACTTCAGGAAGGGCATGCTCACCGGGGCGGTGAAGGGCTGA
- a CDS encoding ABC transporter permease — protein sequence MSHSTVPRTRAEADATKKTPAASGDATGPDGGRRQPGKPPSLRLRFRRDRVLLLMTLPAVLLVLLFNYVPILGNVVAFQEYDPYLSDNGIVSILHSPWVGLENFQRIFEDSAFWNSVRNTLVLFLLQLVLYFPIPIALALLINSVVRPRVRAISQAILYLPHFFSWVLVIAVFQQLLGGAGLLSQLLRDHGYDGLGVMTDPDTFKFLVTAQSVWKDAGWGIIVFLAALASVSPDLYEAAAMDGANRWRRMWHVTLPALRPVIALLLVLRVGDALTVGFEQILLQRDAVGPGAAEVLDTFVWWNGVRNQDFGYAAAAGLVKGVISLGLVLVANKVAHLMGEQGVYKK from the coding sequence GTGTCCCACAGCACGGTGCCTCGGACCAGGGCCGAGGCCGATGCGACGAAGAAGACCCCGGCGGCGTCCGGCGACGCCACCGGCCCCGACGGCGGGAGGCGGCAGCCGGGGAAGCCGCCGAGCCTGCGGCTGCGGTTCCGCCGCGACCGCGTACTGCTGCTGATGACGCTGCCGGCCGTGCTGCTGGTACTGCTCTTCAACTACGTGCCGATCCTCGGCAACGTCGTCGCCTTCCAGGAGTACGACCCCTACCTCAGCGACAACGGGATCGTCTCCATCCTGCACAGCCCCTGGGTGGGCCTGGAGAACTTCCAGCGGATCTTCGAGGACTCCGCCTTCTGGAACTCGGTGCGCAACACCCTCGTGCTCTTCCTGCTCCAGCTCGTGCTCTACTTCCCGATCCCCATCGCCCTCGCGCTGCTCATCAACAGCGTGGTCAGGCCCCGGGTACGGGCGATCTCGCAGGCCATCCTCTACCTGCCGCACTTCTTCTCGTGGGTGCTGGTGATCGCCGTCTTCCAGCAACTGCTCGGCGGCGCAGGGCTGCTGTCCCAGCTGCTGCGCGACCACGGGTACGACGGGCTCGGCGTCATGACCGACCCGGACACCTTCAAGTTCCTGGTCACCGCGCAGAGCGTGTGGAAGGACGCCGGCTGGGGGATCATCGTCTTCCTCGCCGCCCTCGCCTCGGTCAGTCCCGACCTGTACGAGGCCGCCGCGATGGACGGCGCGAACCGCTGGCGCCGCATGTGGCACGTCACGCTGCCCGCGCTGCGTCCGGTGATCGCCCTGCTGCTGGTGCTGCGCGTCGGCGACGCCCTGACGGTGGGCTTCGAACAGATCCTGCTGCAACGCGACGCCGTGGGACCGGGCGCGGCGGAGGTCCTCGACACCTTCGTGTGGTGGAACGGCGTGCGCAACCAGGACTTCGGTTACGCGGCCGCCGCGGGGCTCGTCAAGGGCGTCATCAGCCTCGGCCTGGTGCTGGTGGCCAACAAGGTGGCCCACCTCATGGGCGAGCAGGGGGTGTACAAGAAGTGA